The genomic stretch AGAATATTCTGGCAAGCCTCCATGAAATTGGACAGCATATTTTCGATTTTCCAGACCTCTCCTTTTGGACCTCTGCCAAAAGATGGCGGATCCATGATGATGGCATCGTATTTTCTGCCTCGCCGGTGTTCTCTCTGCATATATTTCATTGCGTCGTCGACGATCCAGCGTACCGGACAGTCACCAAGCCCTGAAAGTTCCAAATTTCGCCTGGCCCAGGTGACAGAGGCCTTGGAGGCGTCTAAATGGGTGACATGGGCCCCCGCTGAAGCTGCCGCAAGGGTGCTGGCACCGGTATAGCCAAAAACGTTAAGTGCTTGTATTACTTTGCCGTTAAGCAGTTTAAGCTGGTCCATGATCCACAGCCAATTGAGGGCCTGTTCGGGGAAAAGCCCGATGTGCCCAAATCCTGTGGGTTGGACTTTAAAGACAAGGTCATGGAACTGAATGGTCCACCCATTTTCAGGGAGTTTTGTATAAAATTTCCATTCACCTCCTGTGTCCTTGCCCTTGAAATATTTGTATTCTCCTTCTGCTTTTTTCCACTCGGCCGGAGAAAGGGATTTAGGCCATATGGCCTGGGGGGCAGGACGAATAAAACGGTGTGGACCGAATTGTTCAAGCTTCTGGAATTCTCCAGTATCGAGTAATTGATAATCAAACTGGGGATAATTTTGCGATAGTGAATGGTCCATAAACGTGTTTGAAAATTTTTGTCTGAAACTAAAAATACTTTTTAAAGTCTAAGTGAAAACCCCGCTGGAGGGGGATTATATCAGAATTTTGTTTTACAGATTACAACAGCCTTTTTTTGCTTTCTTCCTGATTTTTCTGGTTTCTTGTTCTTCTTCAGAAGAGGTGCCACAACAGGAAACAAAGAAAGAATTTTCTCTACCTGTCCAGGTGGGTAAAGTCTCTTACATAAATGTTGCAGACGAAGTACATGTTATGGGCAACATCGAATCAGAAAAGAGGGTAGATGTTACCCCTGAAGTCCGTGGAAAAATTATAAAGATACCCATTGAAAGAGGCATGAAGATGAAAGCCGGTGACTTGCTGGCACAGATCGACCCCAGAGAATATGAATTGACGCTTGAGAGGTTACAAGCCGATCTCGTTTCCATGCAAAAAGAGTATGAGAAAGCTTTAGGCGGATTACGTCCGGAAGAAAAGAAAAGGCTGGAAGCCGAAATGCGAGCCGCCGAAAGTGCTTTGAGCCTGGCTCAAATAGAATTAGATCGTATCCAAAAACTGGCGGATCAAAAGGTCAAGCCCCAGTCGGATCTTGATATTGCTTCAGACAAGGTGCGTCAGGCAGAAGAGTTTTTGAAAGCCAGTAAAGCGGATTTGGAAGCTGGTATGAAAGGCCGCAGTGAAGATATTGAAAAACTGGAGTCTGATATGAAGACCCTCATAAAACAGGTTGCTGCGGCAGAATTAAACCTTTCTAAAGTAAATGTCGTGGCTCCTTTTGACGGGGTCGTCACAACCAAGGAAATTGATTTAGGATCTTTCGCAGAGGAGGGTTCACCGATTGCCAGTATGATCAGCTCCTCCAGGCTTAAGGCATCTCTTGAAATACCTCAGGGCTACAGAAAAAAACTGAAAAAGCTTAAGGGAGCAAAGTTTCTAGCCAGGGAATTGAACTTGAAATTTAAATACGGCAGAAATTTATCAAGGCGTATTCGGGTAATTCCTGATGCCAGCATTTTCTCTGGAAATATCAGGATACAAATCGATTTGCCCGACCCCGATCCTGCTTTATATCCGGGTTTGACATTGGAAGGTACTTTAAACTTTGGTGTTCGTAAAAAAGTATTGCATGTGCCGGAAGTTTCTCTTGTTGTTGGGGATAATGAGACGGTTGTCTATATTGTTAAAGACGGGCATGCCCAGCTGGTTCCCGTTAAAACTTTCAGTGAACGAAATGGTTTTGTTGAGATTGAAGATTTTACACACAAGCTGGGCTTGAATGAAGATCTGATCATGGTTGGCTCAGGTGCGGTCTTCCCCGGAGCGAAAGTGATTGTGACCAATAAGAAGCAGAAAGCTACTTTGAAACCAGCAGTAAAAGGCAAAGAAAAAACGCAAACGAAAAGCCGGAGGTCTGATGAAACTCATTGATCAGTCAATCCGGAACTACCACACAGTAACAGTGGTCATTATGATGGCTGCTGTGGTGGGTATTCTTTGCTTCCAAACTCTGCCAAGGCAGTTGGCACCTACTGTTGATAAACCTGAAATCGAGGTCAAGACAGAATATCTTGGACTTTCTCCAGATGAGGTAGAACGAAATATCACACGCCGGTTGGAAGAACAGCTTGAATCGGTGGAAGGTGTGAAAAAGATGACTTCCACCAGCCAGCATGGATTGAGCACCATCAACCTGGAGTTTGATTGGGGTATTGATAAAAACCTGGCTGTTCTGGACGTAAACAATAAGCTTCAACAGGTTAAAGACCTGCCGATAAATTCTGACAAGCCAACATTGAAATCCATTTCCAGTGATAACTCCAGTCCTATCATGTGGATCGTTTTTGACAAGCCTAATGAAAAGATGCCCGATCTTAACCAGAACTATATGTACAAGATTGGTGAGGATATTATTGTCCCCAACCTGAGGCGTGTGAAAGGAATTGCCGATGTCTGGCACTTTGGGGGGGAAGACCGTGAAATGCGGGTTGAGTTTGATCCGTACAGTATGGCGCGTTTGCATGTGACTTATAAAGACGTGATAGATGTGTTGTCAGAAGAAAACCAG from Nitrospinota bacterium encodes the following:
- a CDS encoding biotin/lipoyl-binding protein is translated as MFYRLQQPFFAFFLIFLVSCSSSEEVPQQETKKEFSLPVQVGKVSYINVADEVHVMGNIESEKRVDVTPEVRGKIIKIPIERGMKMKAGDLLAQIDPREYELTLERLQADLVSMQKEYEKALGGLRPEEKKRLEAEMRAAESALSLAQIELDRIQKLADQKVKPQSDLDIASDKVRQAEEFLKASKADLEAGMKGRSEDIEKLESDMKTLIKQVAAAELNLSKVNVVAPFDGVVTTKEIDLGSFAEEGSPIASMISSSRLKASLEIPQGYRKKLKKLKGAKFLARELNLKFKYGRNLSRRIRVIPDASIFSGNIRIQIDLPDPDPALYPGLTLEGTLNFGVRKKVLHVPEVSLVVGDNETVVYIVKDGHAQLVPVKTFSERNGFVEIEDFTHKLGLNEDLIMVGSGAVFPGAKVIVTNKKQKATLKPAVKGKEKTQTKSRRSDETH